The DNA segment GTAGCTGATCAAGGCCTGAGGAATAGTGTTGATAACGATAGAAAAACTTACCGCGATGATGAATACCAACAATAAGAAGGCGGTGATCATATTGATGTTACTCACAAGCTTCACACCACCATCAATGCCTCGATACACAGAAATACCAGCCATTACTGTCACTACAGCAATAATGATCAGTTGTAGTTCGACACCAGAATCTATGCCAAAGACGTGCCCTATACCACTGGCCGCTTGTTGTGCGCCAAAACCTAATGAAGTCGCGAGACCAAATAACGTTGCCAATACCGCCAAGATATCAATGATATGGCCAGCCCAGCCCCAAGTGCGGTCACCCAAGATTGGATAGAAAACCGAACGAATCGAAAGAGGCAGACCTTTGTTATAGGCGAAGAAAGCTAAAGATAATGCCACAACAGCGTATATCGCCCACGGGTGTAGACCCCAGTGATACATGGTTGCACCTAATGCCAAGTCTTGAGCTTCAGGCGTGTTAGGCGTAACAGCGAGTGGTGTCCCATACCAATCAGTAAAATATGCAGCCGGTTCAGCCACACTCCAGAACATTAAACCGATACCCATACCTGCCGCAAATAGCATCGCTAACCATGATAAGTAGCTGTGCTCTGCAACCGCATCGTTACCACCAAGGCGAATTTTGCCGAATGGTGACACGATCATGAATAAGCAAAATAGTACAAAGAAATTGCCGGCTAAAATAAACAGTGAATCAAAGTTATTAATAATAGAGTTCTTTACACCGTCTAATGCACTTTTAGCCGTGGCGGGATCCAAGATGAGAACAGCAAGTAAGAAAAGAATCGTTAATCCTGCACTGGTAACGAAAACAACGTTATGAACGTCGAATCCCCATTTTTGGACATTATCTTGCCCAACTGTATAGTCGGTACTGTCTATACTGTATTTATCTATACCTTTAGTCATAAAACCTCGTCATTCGTGACAATTTTGCCCACCAAACGCAATAATCATTTGTCATCTAAACAAATAATTGTGATGAACATTTCGTTTTGGGTGATAAATTCTAACGTCAGGATAAAAAATATCCATAAAAACCTGCCTCTCGCCTGTCAATAGCTCAATTAATCACCAACACTGTCATTGTTAGAGTAAAAAACAAACCAAACACAGAACTGAACAACAGAAATTTACTTCGAGGTCGAATCAATATTTCTAAGAAAATGCTTATGAAAGAAGGCTGTTCTAACCCATCTATAAGCTATTAATACTAGTTTATCTTTGCCAAAGAAAGCATCGGGTATAAAAAAACCTTCCTATTGCTAACAATAGGAAGGTTTTTAAAAAGATTCAGTTATTAAGCTAGTTTATAGATAACTTTATTACCAGCAACTTGCTCTTTCACTACCAAGTTTTCATCAGCAAGTTTTTTCAAACCACCGGTCGCCCAAGCAGCCGCTTTCGCATCTTCTTGACCAGCCGCTAGCCCGATCTCTTTTGGACTAATACCATCAGCATTTGCTGCAAC comes from the Vibrio gangliei genome and includes:
- a CDS encoding BCCT family transporter; translation: MTKGIDKYSIDSTDYTVGQDNVQKWGFDVHNVVFVTSAGLTILFLLAVLILDPATAKSALDGVKNSIINNFDSLFILAGNFFVLFCLFMIVSPFGKIRLGGNDAVAEHSYLSWLAMLFAAGMGIGLMFWSVAEPAAYFTDWYGTPLAVTPNTPEAQDLALGATMYHWGLHPWAIYAVVALSLAFFAYNKGLPLSIRSVFYPILGDRTWGWAGHIIDILAVLATLFGLATSLGFGAQQAASGIGHVFGIDSGVELQLIIIAVVTVMAGISVYRGIDGGVKLVSNINMITAFLLLVFIIAVSFSIVINTIPQALISYVENIIPLSNPFNRPDEDWMHGWTVFYWAWWMSWSPFVGMFIARVSRGRTVREFLIAVLLIPTIITVVWMGAFGGVGIDQLINKVGMLGQQGFNDATMAMFEMFDALPLSKFISIIAVCLVLVFFISSSDSGSLVIDSITAGGKVDAPVPQRMFWAFIEGAAAMALLWVGGSNAIGALQAAAISTALPFVFVLIIMCISLVLGMKTEPKDS